In Pseudoliparis swirei isolate HS2019 ecotype Mariana Trench chromosome 22, NWPU_hadal_v1, whole genome shotgun sequence, the DNA window AAGTTTAATGTTGCTTATCGTTAGTTTAACGATGGTAACCGTTAGTTTAATGTTGGTTATCGTTAGTTTAATGTTGGTTATCGTTAGTTTAACGATGGTTACTGTTAGTTTAATGTTGGTTATCGTTAGTTTAAGGATGGCTAACGTTAGTTTAACGATGGTAACCGTTAGTTTAACGATGGTAACCGTTAGTTTAAGGATGGTTATCGTTAGTTTAAGGATGGTTATCGTTAGTTTTTTGATGGTTATCGTTAGTTTTACGATGGTTACCGATGTAAAACaggtttctttgtgttttcttaCGTTTGTAACCGCAGTTACTTCTGTCATTTCTGAAAACGACGCCAAGCTGAAGGCAGACAACCTGAACCTGAAGACGCAGAACCAGGACCTGAAGAGGCAGAGGAACACCATACAAGATATGGAGACCAACTGGACTGAGCTCAACATCAGCAGAGCTCAGTGGAGCATCGATACCTACTGCATCCACAATGCCGGTATGAGCACGTTCCTTTAATGacccatgacgtcatcacaatGAAGGTGTTTATTGTTTGGTCTCTGTCCTTTCAGAGGGAAAGTGTGAAGCGTGTAGGAAGGGCTGGTCACTCAACCAGAAGAGCTGCTACGTGACTATTAACCCTAATCCTCCTGGTGGGAAAACCTGGACAGAAGCTCGAGAATACTGCAGAGAAAGAAATGCAGATTTTCCTGTTGTACTCACTGAAGATGGAAAGGTAACGGGAGAACTGAGGGAATGTTCACGACACAATGGTTACATTCCGTGTCTGATGACTGTTTCTGGTGCGTTAGAACATAATCGATAAGTACAGCTATGGGGACGTTGGAGACTGGATTGGCCTGAGAGTTGAAGATGGGAAATGGAAGTGGATCGATGGAACTGAGCTGAATCAAACGTAAGACACGTCCTCCAGCCCtgagtcacatgtcctctgaGCCTCTGTTCTAAACACCATGTTGTTCCTCCAGCTCCTGGAATGGACCTCCTGTTGACGGTCACTGTGCTGTCTCAACCCAGGGTGAAGGATGGAGCTCAGTGAGCTGTGACCTCCGTAAGCAATGGATCTGCGTCCAGGACGCTTTATCCGTGTGAACTTCTCACACTTCCTACTTGAGAATATCTAAACAGGTGAATTAACTGTGTAAGAATACCGacatgtgcgcatgtgtgtggttgtttcTGCGTGCGTCTTCATTAGAGACGTCCGGATTAAATGTTTCTCCTTTGTCATGTGACATTTTAAATGGTCGCCTCTGATTGGCCACGAGAGAGCGCTGCAGCATCGCAGACGGGTTCAGAATGTGTATTTGTAaagaatgtaaaaacaaaagttGATATGCAGAGGGGACAGTAGAATATGTGCTTTATATCCAGAAGCTTTCCTCTTATTACGTTGAATAAAAATACCGgaacacattgttgttgttgttgttgttgtctttgacATTTTGCTCTTTGGCACATAGGGCTGCGACGAAATGTACATTTCCGGTTCCTCTTGTGTAAGATAAGAGACATTGTGCAGAATCTACTTCCCCTTTCCCACAACCAAGCGACGAAACAACAAACAGTCAACCTCCAAACAGAATGCACTgaagctttacaaaataaaagctcacgAGGCAGATAAAATgaagctttacaaaataaaagctcacaaGGCAGATCAAATgaagctttacaaaataaaagctcaggtGGCAGATCAAATGGTAAAAAAGCCACAGAAAAAACAGCACTTGGGAAGAAAAGAGatcaaatggatggatggatggatagatggatggatggataaaaaACACTAGATGGATGAAcgaatagatggatggatggatatatggatggatagattgatagatatatacactagatggagggatggatggatagatagacagatagatatagatagatatagatagatagatatggatggatagatagacagatagataggtagatagatatagatagatatagatagatagatggatggatagatagacagtgtgactttttttcgtcccgatgtggaaatatacatataataacagcaacaactctgcacagaaacattactttgattaatctatattaggaactgtgttgcatcaaacaatgcaacgattaagtgagaaggtgattcttgctgtgtacatgaatagtaaacttcccgtcgtcaccactgttgctaacatatccaggtttaattctttattctttatattgactaattaatattcttctcacgttaccctgctatgtgtttgcatcgttaaaatatccccgtttaattatttattctttatattgattaattaatattcttctaaggttactgtaatacgaatatgtatcactggcttttattttgactttcattttaaggaggtggtattccgtttttccgtttttggttttcaaacggaaaacgaaaaaaccacgtgatttccgtattccgtatttggaatgaaacgaaaaaacaaactaacattacgtacacggacctaACTGGGCTTTGCCGAGAATCCTCAGCGCGACGCTGCAGTCCACCATGGAGGCCACGAAGGGAACGGGGATAGCCGACACCCCGCCGGATAGCGAGGCCGCCGCCCACACCAGGGCTTTGAACGCCTCCTTCTTCTGAGTGACCACGGTGGAGGTGAGCGTcgggagagccaggagaagtgcgTGGGCTCGGATCTCCGGAAGGTCTCGTCCCATGTCCTCCAACAGGCCGGGGAAGTCCAACTTCTCCAAGGCGGCGGGCCGCACCAGGTAGACTTTCGGCCGTGCCACGCCCTGTGACGCCAGCGCTTCTAAACTGGCTTTCCTCGTCCCCTCCAGGTGTGTTTCGTTGCCCATCGCcgaagccaagaggaggaagTACCGGGCCTCGAGGAACACCTCCACGGCGTTGGCTTGGGGCGCCTGGCTGAAGGTCATGAAGACGGCATTGTAGCGGGCGAACCGAACCCGCTCCATGTATCCCTTGGGTTCAAATGGAGACGTGGACGGGGCAGGCGGCAGATCCCACAGGCGGAAGTCCGGGTGTCTCGGGTTCGGGTAGCCGGCCACGTCCTCCAGGGCGACGGAGCCGAGGCCACGCAGGGAGTTGATGAAGGTGTCCTTTTCATCGCCGCGCTCCCCGATCACAGCCAAGTTGAGCCGGCTGATCAGGAGATCTTCCACTGCATCCTTGACATCTGATAACTTGTTGCGCTCTACGGACTCTTTGAGGGTCTCAAGGAGGTTCAGGCTTCTGAAGACATCGGCCATTTCTGTGAGAAGAGACTGCAGTGTTTATAAAATAATGAACCACAGAGCAGGAAGATGAAATGAAAAGGACGTCTGCATTCAAACTGATCTACCTGAGCACCCTGCTAAGTGGAGACAGGAGCTAACGTATCAATAAAAAACAGATCAAAGTGGCAGCTTTTCAAATGTGACCTAAATATTTAAGTTAATTATGTTACTGGTGTAACTGGAAAACTGCTTATTCACCACTGGTGGGCTTACTAtttaaataagaagaaaaaaaagagccacACCCCTTGTCCAATAGGATGGATGCTGGATCAAATACATATCTAACTGAATTAAAACAGATAGACCTGCACACCAAGTAACCATCATGATAAGTATTATTATTGCTGCACTTTTgtatgctttttttgttttaatttaaacattttgaaCTTGAAATTAAGGTTTTGAACAGTccataaaaaaaaagcaaacatcACAATCCATGTAAAAATCATAAAGTGCAGGAATTGGCCATTTTTAAAAGCAATATAATACACATTATTTTTGGCAATGCAAAGTTTTAATTCAACACAACACTGCATACACTCACCGGCGGATGGAGGCGGAGCAGCCCTGTGGTTGACGTGTTTGTTTTCTCAGTCGTCAGCTGCTGGTTCCTCTGCGGCTCTGACAGCAGCCGAGTCGGGCTGATCTATTTCAAGGTGCCTGTAAAGCTCGTGGAACATTTTAATCCCGTTAGCTCGGCCTTAATCTACAACCACCTGAAGCACATTCATGCTCACTGTGTATGTAAAGCTCTGCAAGAAGGCACATCAATGAAGATACTGGCATCATTCATGCAAGATTAgcatttgttttaaattatataaatagcTCACATTATTCGTATTGCTACAGCTaaaattacagaaaataaaggatGCTAAAATGTATCAGTATCGCCATATAGTAACAAACAACAATGTTTACTAAATACTTTTGTTCTCCTCACTGTCCACAATGTTGACGAAAGGGTCACAATCCCCTCATTTaggatatattaatatatatatacatatattaatatatacatatatatattaatatacatattaatatatatatatattaatatatattaatatatatatatatatctggggAATATTTGTGGCATTATATTCCATTGTTTATTcctaaaaacaaaatgaaactcAGAGAACTTTTTTCATTGCAGGA includes these proteins:
- the LOC130187936 gene encoding asialoglycoprotein receptor 1-like isoform X1, whose product is MLVIVSLMLVIVSLTMVTVSLTMVTVSLMLLIVSLTMVTVSLMLVIVSLMLVIVSLTMVTVSLMLVIVSLRMANVSLTMVTVSLTMVTVSLRMVIVSLRMVIVSFLMVIVSFTMVTDVKQVSLCFLTFVTAVTSVISENDAKLKADNLNLKTQNQDLKRQRNTIQDMETNWTELNISRAQWSIDTYCIHNAEGKCEACRKGWSLNQKSCYVTINPNPPGGKTWTEAREYCRERNADFPVVLTEDGKNIIDKYSYGDVGDWIGLRVEDGKWKWIDGTELNQTSWNGPPVDGHCAVSTQGEGWSSVSCDLRKQWICVQDALSV
- the LOC130187936 gene encoding CD209 antigen-like protein C isoform X3 produces the protein MNTSPPDGTEEVPEEADYVNEAVRSVEPVAAAPVTSVISENDAKLKADNLNLKTQNQDLKRQRNTIQDMETNWTELNISRAQWSIDTYCIHNAEGKCEACRKGWSLNQKSCYVTINPNPPGGKTWTEAREYCRERNADFPVVLTEDGKNIIDKYSYGDVGDWIGLRVEDGKWKWIDGTELNQTSWNGPPVDGHCAVSTQGEGWSSVSCDLRKQWICVQDALSV
- the LOC130187936 gene encoding asialoglycoprotein receptor 1-like isoform X2; amino-acid sequence: MNTSPPDGTEEVPEEADYVNEAVRSVEPVAAAPDRRFLFFSRSPLVIAACWLVLVLILGLRLHFTSVISENDAKLKADNLNLKTQNQDLKRQRNTIQDMETNWTELNISRAQWSIDTYCIHNAEGKCEACRKGWSLNQKSCYVTINPNPPGGKTWTEAREYCRERNADFPVVLTEDGKNIIDKYSYGDVGDWIGLRVEDGKWKWIDGTELNQTSWNGPPVDGHCAVSTQGEGWSSVSCDLRKQWICVQDALSV